A single genomic interval of Dehalococcoidales bacterium harbors:
- a CDS encoding iron-sulfur cluster assembly scaffold protein — MKFPYSDTVLEHFRHPQNVGKIEDPDGKATEGSPACGDMVAVYISVDEASRRISDIKFESYGCASNIATGSIITELAMGKTLDEARKITWKQAADALGGLPAIKAHCSVLAIEGLRSAIQNYEERHGLVKERKPTTVEVVRRRLRKVVSPITGLSVVRSSMVDSIEVKDGTVRVVLDLPAGHQFAPAMKQEVLEKIEPLWDVQEVVVDFTE, encoded by the coding sequence ATGAAGTTTCCTTACAGCGACACCGTACTGGAGCATTTTCGCCACCCGCAAAATGTGGGTAAGATTGAGGACCCTGATGGAAAGGCAACGGAGGGAAGCCCGGCCTGTGGCGACATGGTCGCGGTTTACATAAGCGTCGACGAAGCGTCCAGGCGAATCTCCGATATCAAGTTCGAGTCCTACGGTTGCGCTTCCAATATTGCCACCGGCTCAATCATCACCGAGCTCGCCATGGGCAAGACGCTGGACGAGGCCAGGAAGATAACATGGAAGCAGGCGGCGGATGCGCTGGGTGGTCTACCGGCAATCAAGGCCCACTGTTCCGTGCTGGCGATAGAAGGACTACGCTCCGCAATCCAGAACTACGAGGAGCGCCACGGTCTGGTCAAGGAACGGAAACCGACCACGGTAGAAGTGGTGCGACGGCGTCTGCGGAAGGTTGTCAGCCCCATTACCGGATTGAGTGTGGTGCGCAGCAGCATGGTTGACTCAATCGAGGTGAAGGACGGGACTGTGCGGGTTGTTCTTGACCTGCCTGCCGGTCACCAGTTCGCTCCGGCGATGAAACAGGAAGTGCTCGAGAAGATAGAACCACTGTGGGACGTACAGGAAGTGGTCGTTGACTTCACGGAATAG